One Hyphomicrobium sp. CS1GBMeth3 DNA segment encodes these proteins:
- a CDS encoding peptidoglycan-binding domain-containing protein, with amino-acid sequence MRWYISYPVLGAGLIFAADTFFPSAPAVSPPTIEVRRDAAPDIEPGPVVIAASEIMDEPTARIARFSPGAVLLDAELPSQPSPSVLGYLADALLPSRSEPDDVVAPTAPVTVAEWKSAIVRDQELTVTPATAPQQTAVTRAALARDIQIELQRLGCYFGKIDGVWGGGSRRAVLSFMESVNATLPTQEPDVFMLSLIRGQSSAVCGTTSETIVADGGYAPATGDSGSRFEPTMARAVPDRPPLPYGRMGIGGPRPDDARDVASGTTSLTGAAARQPDPPARTAALDAGYSDGTVTPPDLPVVDAASSSFDTDAPIETRRSKPSAAKAKVRPAKRSSPSRHVQHLFTHPLGRM; translated from the coding sequence ATGCGGTGGTACATCAGCTATCCCGTCCTTGGTGCGGGCCTCATATTCGCGGCAGATACGTTCTTTCCGAGCGCACCTGCGGTCTCTCCTCCCACGATCGAAGTGCGACGCGACGCTGCTCCCGACATCGAGCCGGGGCCCGTCGTCATCGCGGCGTCCGAGATCATGGATGAGCCAACGGCGCGCATCGCCCGGTTCTCACCTGGCGCGGTTCTGCTCGACGCCGAGCTGCCGAGCCAGCCTTCGCCCTCCGTGCTCGGCTATCTCGCCGATGCGCTCCTGCCGAGCCGCAGCGAGCCCGATGACGTGGTCGCGCCGACTGCGCCGGTCACGGTCGCCGAGTGGAAGAGCGCGATCGTCCGCGATCAGGAGCTGACTGTCACGCCCGCGACCGCTCCCCAACAGACCGCCGTGACACGCGCCGCGCTCGCCCGCGACATCCAGATCGAACTGCAGCGCCTCGGTTGCTATTTCGGCAAGATCGACGGCGTCTGGGGCGGCGGATCGCGCCGCGCGGTCCTGTCGTTCATGGAGAGCGTCAACGCGACGTTGCCGACGCAGGAGCCCGACGTGTTCATGCTGTCGCTTATCCGCGGGCAGTCGTCGGCCGTGTGCGGCACCACCTCGGAGACGATCGTAGCTGATGGCGGCTACGCGCCGGCGACCGGCGACAGCGGCAGCCGTTTCGAGCCGACGATGGCGCGCGCCGTACCTGATCGGCCGCCGCTGCCTTATGGACGCATGGGCATCGGCGGGCCACGCCCGGACGACGCGCGAGATGTTGCGTCGGGCACGACCAGCCTTACCGGTGCAGCAGCGCGTCAGCCTGATCCGCCCGCGCGCACCGCTGCCCTCGATGCCGGCTATTCCGATGGTACCGTGACGCCTCCCGACTTGCCGGTCGTCGACGCCGCCTCTTCGTCGTTCGACACCGACGCACCAATCGAGACGCGGCGCAGCAAGCCATCCGCGGCGAAGGCCAAGGTGCGGCCGGCGAAGCGCTCAAGCCCATCCCGGCACGTGCAGCACCTCTTCACGCACCCGCTGGGGCGGATGTAA
- the cutA gene encoding divalent-cation tolerance protein CutA: MQENDKAVLVYATFPDVAAAETEGAALVEAGLAACVNILPGMISIYTWNGERHRDAEAVMIIKTRRGLAERVIAEVKSRHAYDNPALVILPVDGGSEQFLGWIRAQTANPTAPHAG; the protein is encoded by the coding sequence TTGCAGGAAAACGACAAGGCCGTTCTCGTTTATGCAACCTTTCCGGATGTTGCCGCCGCCGAGACGGAGGGCGCGGCGCTGGTCGAGGCGGGCTTGGCCGCCTGCGTTAACATTCTCCCTGGCATGATTTCGATCTACACCTGGAACGGCGAGCGCCATCGCGACGCCGAGGCGGTGATGATCATCAAGACCCGCCGTGGGCTCGCCGAGCGGGTGATCGCCGAGGTCAAGAGCCGCCACGCCTACGACAACCCGGCGCTCGTCATCCTGCCCGTGGACGGCGGATCGGAGCAATTCCTGGGCTGGATCCGCGCGCAGACCGCGAACCCCACCGCGCCGCACGCTGGTTGA
- a CDS encoding NAD kinase, which translates to MAKPKQTFEKIAFVASEVPEARQALARLSGRYGSVEVREADAIVALGGDGLMLQTLHRYMNDRIPIYGMNRGSVGFLMNEYREDGLIERLSEAEISRVHPLSMVAYDIHGKASKALAINEVSLFRESFQAAKLRISIDGKVRMEELVCDGVLVATPAGSTAYNLSAHGPILPINAPLLALTPISPFRPRRWRGALLPNKARISISALEIDKRPVSAVADAVEMRHVERVEIEQARSIDLFMMFDPGHNLDERILAEQFRY; encoded by the coding sequence ATGGCCAAACCCAAACAGACATTCGAGAAGATCGCGTTCGTGGCCAGCGAGGTGCCGGAGGCGCGTCAAGCTCTGGCGCGTCTCAGCGGGCGCTATGGCTCGGTCGAGGTGCGCGAAGCGGACGCCATCGTGGCGCTCGGCGGCGACGGGCTCATGCTGCAGACGCTGCACCGCTACATGAACGACCGCATCCCGATCTACGGCATGAACCGCGGGTCGGTGGGCTTCCTGATGAACGAATATCGCGAGGACGGCTTGATCGAGCGGCTCAGCGAAGCCGAGATCAGCCGCGTGCATCCTCTTTCGATGGTCGCCTACGACATTCACGGCAAGGCCAGCAAGGCGCTGGCCATCAACGAGGTGTCGTTGTTCCGCGAAAGCTTCCAGGCGGCGAAGCTCAGGATCTCCATCGACGGCAAGGTGCGCATGGAGGAATTGGTCTGCGACGGCGTGCTGGTGGCGACACCCGCCGGCTCCACGGCCTACAATCTATCGGCGCACGGGCCGATCCTGCCGATCAACGCGCCGCTGCTGGCGCTTACGCCGATCAGCCCGTTCCGTCCGCGTCGCTGGCGCGGGGCGCTGCTGCCGAACAAGGCGCGCATCAGCATCTCCGCGCTTGAGATCGACAAGCGGCCGGTCAGCGCGGTGGCGGACGCGGTCGAGATGCGCCACGTGGAACGCGTCGAGATCGAGCAGGCGCGCTCGATCGACCTCTTTATGATGTTCGATCCCGGCCATAATCTCGACGAGCGTATTCTCGCCGAGCAGTTCCGGTATTGA
- a CDS encoding amidohydrolase family protein, whose translation MLSRTFYALFLAGLVHTAAFAQQHAAAEPPVPLTLFENVRIFDGKSDTLSATMNVLVRGNVIDKISAEPIAVDRSASTTIIAGGGRTLMPGLIDAHWHAMLIRPDPAQAITGDVGYNALVAGAEANDTLMRGFTTVRDVGGAVFGLKRAIDEGVVNGPRIFPSGAVITVTSGHGDFRQLSDLPRTVGGPLSRMEQIGGSMLADGPDEVRLRVREQLMQGASQIKLTAGGGVSSPFSPIDVSTFTEAELRAAVEAAENWGTYVTAHAFTPAAIQRAIAVGVTCIEHGFLMDEATAKLIAEKGIWLSLQPLPEELRQGFPVGSIQRIKADQVWPGISSAYELVKKHKIKTAWGTDVLFSRALAKRQGAILASLVRWYTPAEALAMATGTNAELLAMSGKRNPYPGKLGVVEQGALADLLLVDGNPLETIDLIADPDRNFVVIMKDGRIYKNGL comes from the coding sequence ATGCTGTCTCGCACGTTTTATGCGCTCTTCCTCGCGGGCCTCGTCCACACGGCCGCCTTTGCGCAACAGCACGCTGCCGCTGAGCCGCCCGTTCCTCTCACACTGTTCGAGAACGTCCGCATCTTCGACGGCAAGAGCGATACGCTCAGCGCCACCATGAACGTGCTCGTTCGCGGCAACGTCATCGACAAGATCTCGGCGGAGCCTATCGCGGTCGATCGCAGCGCCTCGACAACGATCATAGCCGGCGGTGGACGCACGCTTATGCCCGGCCTCATCGATGCGCATTGGCATGCGATGCTGATACGGCCGGACCCCGCTCAGGCAATTACCGGCGACGTGGGATACAACGCACTCGTCGCTGGAGCGGAAGCAAACGACACGCTCATGCGCGGTTTCACGACTGTCCGCGACGTAGGCGGAGCGGTGTTCGGTCTCAAGCGCGCCATCGACGAGGGTGTCGTCAACGGTCCGCGCATCTTTCCTTCCGGCGCAGTCATTACCGTCACTAGCGGACATGGAGATTTCCGCCAACTGTCCGATCTGCCGCGGACGGTCGGCGGCCCTCTTAGCCGCATGGAGCAGATCGGCGGCAGCATGCTTGCCGACGGCCCGGACGAGGTTCGCTTGCGCGTCCGCGAGCAACTCATGCAGGGCGCCTCTCAGATCAAGCTGACGGCCGGCGGCGGCGTGTCATCGCCCTTTAGCCCGATCGACGTGTCGACGTTTACGGAGGCTGAGCTTCGCGCGGCCGTCGAAGCCGCGGAGAACTGGGGCACCTATGTCACCGCGCACGCTTTCACACCGGCAGCGATCCAGCGGGCCATTGCTGTCGGCGTGACGTGCATCGAGCACGGGTTCCTGATGGACGAGGCAACGGCCAAACTGATCGCGGAGAAAGGCATTTGGTTGAGCTTGCAGCCGCTTCCAGAGGAATTGCGCCAGGGCTTTCCGGTCGGCTCCATCCAGCGGATCAAGGCCGATCAGGTCTGGCCCGGCATCAGCAGTGCCTACGAGTTGGTGAAGAAACACAAGATCAAGACGGCGTGGGGCACCGACGTCCTGTTCTCGCGCGCGCTGGCCAAGCGCCAAGGGGCAATCCTGGCCTCGCTCGTCCGCTGGTACACGCCCGCCGAGGCTCTTGCCATGGCGACCGGGACCAACGCCGAGCTGTTGGCGATGTCCGGCAAGCGCAATCCTTATCCCGGAAAGCTTGGGGTCGTGGAGCAGGGCGCGCTTGCAGACTTGTTGCTGGTCGATGGAAACCCGTTGGAGACTATCGATCTCATCGCGGATCCGGACAGGAACTTCGTGGTGATCATGAAGGATGGAAGAATTTACAAAAACGGGTTGTAG
- a CDS encoding nitroreductase, which translates to MNDALLQALETRRSVKADRLQEPAPSGAELDRILAIAARVPDHKKLVPWRFIVFEGEARAKAGELFAAACQAEEKEPSHVRLETERARFLRAPLVVAVVSRVAKRPGAPEWEQILSAGAATFNLCLAANAMGYGTSWLTEWVAYSPTVREGLALAENERIVGFVYIGTPMEKPEDRDRPKLADIVSRWAP; encoded by the coding sequence ATGAATGACGCCCTGCTGCAAGCCCTCGAGACCCGCCGCTCCGTAAAGGCGGACCGCCTTCAGGAGCCGGCCCCATCGGGAGCCGAGCTGGACCGCATTCTGGCCATTGCCGCCCGCGTCCCCGACCACAAGAAGCTCGTACCCTGGCGCTTTATCGTGTTCGAAGGCGAGGCGCGGGCCAAGGCGGGCGAGCTGTTCGCGGCCGCCTGCCAGGCCGAGGAGAAAGAGCCGTCGCACGTGCGCCTCGAGACCGAGCGCGCCCGCTTCCTGCGCGCTCCGCTCGTCGTCGCCGTGGTCTCTCGCGTCGCAAAGCGCCCCGGCGCGCCCGAGTGGGAGCAGATCCTCTCAGCGGGTGCCGCCACCTTCAACCTGTGCCTCGCCGCCAACGCCATGGGCTATGGCACCTCGTGGCTGACCGAGTGGGTGGCCTACAGCCCGACCGTTCGCGAAGGCCTCGCCCTCGCGGAGAACGAGCGCATCGTCGGCTTTGTGTACATCGGCACGCCGATGGAGAAGCCCGAGGATCGCGACCGCCCGAAGCTCGCCGACATCGTCAGCCGCTGGGCGCCGTAA